One genomic region from Chloroflexota bacterium encodes:
- a CDS encoding ABC transporter permease: MIRYIARRLLWMIPVLFFISVITFALAHAVPGGPFDREKALPAEIIANLNKYYGLDQPVWKQYVKYISDIIFHFDFGPVYSSRSRRVNDIFADHLPISAQLGILALLIALGIGVPLGILSALKQNSFWDYLGMAVAIFGVSVPGIVLGPLLILIFALTLRWFPVAGWGTPAKMVLPSLALGMRESAIIARLTRASMLQVIREDYIRTARAKGLTERAVMVRHALKNAFIPVATILGPMFAVLVTGTFVVEQIFAIPGMGKYFITSITNRDYPVVMGTILLYAVFLVIANLAVDITYAFLDPRIRYT; this comes from the coding sequence ATGATCCGTTATATTGCGCGTCGGTTGCTGTGGATGATTCCCGTGTTGTTTTTCATCTCAGTGATCACATTCGCTTTGGCACATGCTGTTCCAGGGGGGCCCTTTGACCGCGAAAAAGCATTGCCCGCTGAAATCATCGCGAACCTAAACAAGTACTACGGGTTGGATCAACCAGTCTGGAAGCAATACGTGAAATATATAAGCGACATTATATTCCATTTTGACTTCGGACCAGTGTATTCTTCCCGCAGTCGTAGGGTGAACGATATCTTTGCTGACCATTTGCCAATCTCGGCGCAGTTAGGAATTTTGGCCTTGCTCATTGCACTGGGCATCGGGGTACCTTTGGGCATTCTGTCAGCGTTAAAGCAAAATTCGTTCTGGGACTATTTGGGTATGGCTGTGGCTATCTTTGGCGTCTCAGTGCCTGGTATTGTCCTAGGGCCATTGCTGATACTGATCTTTGCCTTGACATTGAGATGGTTTCCAGTGGCTGGTTGGGGCACGCCTGCCAAGATGGTTTTGCCTTCTCTTGCACTGGGAATGCGCGAGTCGGCCATTATTGCACGCCTGACAAGGGCGAGCATGTTGCAGGTAATCCGCGAGGATTACATCCGCACAGCGCGAGCTAAGGGCCTAACTGAGCGAGCAGTCATGGTCCGTCATGCGTTGAAAAATGCCTTTATCCCAGTAGCGACTATCCTAGGTCCTATGTTTGCAGTACTGGTGACAGGGACATTCGTTGTTGAACAGATATTCGCTATACCAGGAATGGGCAAGTACTTTATTACCAGCATTACGAACCGCGATTATCCAGTAGTGATGGGCACAATTTTGCTCTACGCAGTGTTTCTGGTCATTGCCAATTTGGCTGTAGACATTACTTATGCCTTTCTGGATCCGCGTATTCGTTACACGTGA
- a CDS encoding helix-turn-helix transcriptional regulator produces MSEPDRQAIRQKIMGILLRNVRIRAGRSQTELAAALRVSKHRYAAYEQGRHDLSLPELEVIAELCDTPLGYFFDDESTVEDEDMEMVYRAVPRIQRKIIGALLRQARQQAGKTQKECAEKLGISARRIAQYEEGERDIPPAEFEVLGPYLGVDPGYFTV; encoded by the coding sequence ATGAGTGAGCCAGACAGACAAGCCATTCGCCAGAAGATCATGGGCATTTTGTTGCGCAATGTCCGCATTAGGGCTGGCAGAAGTCAGACAGAACTCGCCGCTGCATTGCGCGTGTCCAAGCATCGCTATGCGGCATACGAACAGGGCCGCCATGATCTCTCCCTTCCCGAGTTGGAAGTGATAGCGGAATTGTGCGACACGCCACTGGGTTATTTCTTTGACGATGAAAGCACAGTGGAAGATGAGGATATGGAGATGGTTTATCGAGCTGTCCCGCGCATCCAGCGCAAGATCATCGGAGCATTGCTACGCCAGGCAAGGCAGCAAGCAGGCAAAACGCAAAAAGAATGTGCGGAAAAGTTGGGCATCTCCGCCCGGCGCATCGCGCAATACGAGGAGGGCGAACGCGATATCCCTCCCGCCGAGTTCGAGGTTTTAGGCCCCTATCTTGGCGTTGACCCAGGCTATTTCACCGTTTGA
- the fusA gene encoding elongation factor G, with translation MKSYKVEELRNVSLIAHSGAGKTSLTEAMLYNAGVITRLGRVDEGNTVSDYDPEEIRRKISVNTSVTPWEWEGHKVNLLDTPGYADFVGEVKGAIRVSDAVVVTLCAASGVEVGTELVWQYADELKLPRLAFINKMDRENASFQRTLEQMRAKFSANFVPLQLPIGSQANFKGVVDLLSMQAFLGDGKKGSDIPAELRDEAQAMRQQLVEVAAETDDELIVKYLDGEDLSIQEIQRGLAIAVASGKIVLVLCGSATQNIGVRLLQDAIVRYLPSPAATEARATNVRDNSEAVIRATMVEPFAALVFKTMADPYVGKLTYFRVYSGVLQSDSRVWNANKGEEERIGQLFFLLGKEQTPTKEVIAGDIGAVTKLQFTTTGDTLCDKDHPLILPGITFPHPVAFAAVSPKTKADLDKMGSALARLVEEDPTLVVSRDPDTGETVISGMGDSHIDIAVKRLQQKFGVDVVTSVPKVPYKETITKTVQVQGRHKKQTGGRGQFGDVWIRFEPLPRGAGFEFVDEVFGGHVPRNFIPAVEKGLREAMTKGVLAGYPVTDFRAALYDGSSHPVDSSEIAFKLAAHLAFKKGMEEGNPILLEPIMRVTIIVPEQFMGDVLGDLNTKRARVLGMEQQKGNSIISAEAPLAEMQRYAADLRSMTQGRGYFSMEFVRYDQVPAHIAQTIIEQARKEKEEGA, from the coding sequence ATGAAGAGTTACAAGGTCGAGGAATTGAGAAACGTCAGCCTCATCGCACACAGTGGGGCAGGCAAAACTTCCCTGACCGAAGCGATGTTGTACAATGCTGGGGTGATCACTCGCTTGGGCAGAGTGGATGAGGGCAACACAGTGTCCGACTACGACCCTGAAGAAATCCGGCGCAAGATCTCGGTTAATACATCGGTTACCCCCTGGGAATGGGAGGGACACAAGGTAAACCTGCTGGATACTCCTGGTTATGCTGATTTTGTTGGCGAGGTCAAGGGTGCAATCCGGGTTTCCGACGCAGTGGTTGTCACGCTGTGCGCAGCTTCAGGAGTTGAAGTAGGCACCGAACTGGTGTGGCAATATGCGGATGAGCTCAAATTGCCGCGCTTGGCATTCATCAACAAGATGGATCGCGAAAACGCCAGTTTCCAACGAACTCTTGAGCAGATGAGGGCCAAGTTCTCTGCTAACTTTGTTCCCCTGCAATTGCCGATTGGCTCTCAGGCTAATTTCAAAGGCGTAGTAGACCTGCTGTCTATGCAAGCTTTTCTTGGCGATGGAAAGAAAGGGAGCGATATCCCTGCCGAGTTGCGCGATGAAGCACAAGCTATGCGCCAACAGCTTGTTGAAGTGGCTGCTGAAACGGATGATGAGCTGATCGTGAAGTACCTCGATGGCGAAGATCTCAGTATTCAGGAGATCCAACGAGGCCTAGCCATAGCCGTTGCATCTGGTAAGATTGTGCTGGTACTATGCGGCTCAGCGACTCAGAATATCGGCGTCCGTCTGCTGCAAGACGCTATTGTGCGTTATCTGCCTTCGCCGGCTGCGACCGAAGCAAGAGCCACGAATGTACGCGATAATAGCGAAGCAGTTATTAGGGCTACGATGGTAGAGCCTTTTGCTGCGCTAGTTTTCAAGACCATGGCAGATCCATATGTAGGGAAACTCACTTATTTCCGTGTATATTCTGGCGTTCTCCAGAGCGATTCTCGTGTTTGGAATGCCAACAAGGGCGAAGAAGAGCGGATCGGACAGCTTTTCTTCCTTCTCGGCAAAGAGCAGACGCCTACGAAGGAGGTTATCGCTGGAGACATTGGTGCGGTAACAAAACTTCAGTTTACCACGACGGGTGATACGCTTTGCGATAAGGATCATCCTCTCATTCTGCCAGGTATTACTTTCCCGCACCCAGTGGCTTTCGCTGCAGTTAGCCCAAAGACCAAAGCCGACTTGGACAAGATGGGCAGCGCGCTGGCACGATTGGTCGAGGAAGACCCAACCTTGGTGGTGAGTCGCGACCCGGATACCGGTGAGACCGTTATTTCGGGCATGGGGGATTCACATATTGACATTGCCGTCAAGCGTCTTCAGCAAAAGTTTGGCGTTGACGTGGTTACCTCCGTGCCCAAAGTACCTTATAAAGAGACGATCACCAAGACAGTACAAGTGCAGGGGCGACACAAGAAGCAAACGGGCGGGCGTGGTCAGTTTGGTGATGTGTGGATTCGCTTTGAACCATTGCCGCGCGGCGCCGGTTTCGAGTTTGTAGATGAAGTTTTTGGCGGGCATGTGCCACGCAATTTCATCCCGGCTGTGGAAAAGGGTTTGCGTGAAGCGATGACAAAAGGAGTGTTGGCTGGCTATCCAGTCACCGACTTCCGCGCCGCATTGTACGATGGTTCCTCCCACCCTGTGGACTCTTCGGAAATCGCTTTCAAACTCGCGGCACATCTGGCTTTCAAGAAAGGCATGGAGGAAGGCAACCCAATCCTGTTGGAACCCATCATGAGGGTGACGATTATCGTGCCGGAGCAGTTCATGGGCGATGTGTTGGGCGACCTGAACACGAAACGGGCACGGGTTCTGGGCATGGAACAGCAAAAGGGGAACAGCATCATCAGTGCAGAGGCCCCATTGGCTGAGATGCAACGGTATGCTGCCGATTTGCGTTCGATGACGCAGGGTCGAGGCTACTTCAGCATGGAGTTTGTGCGCTATGACCAAGTCCCTGCCCATATCGCGCAGACCATTATCGAACAAGCCAGGAAAGAAAAAGAAGAAGGGGCCTAA
- a CDS encoding ABC transporter permease: MAIQELTAQQKAALRLSERQGKPANLWRDAWERLIRNRAAVLGGVVVILLILTAIMAPVIAPYHYAKGDSAEAYTVPEWLIGLLPGNISAYAKTSSKFLLGSDYLGRDMLSRLIYGTRVSLPVGFMGAFTALIIGLVYGCISGYYGGKVDNIMMRIVDIMYAFPTMLLIILMMAFFKSTFAKVEPGTVAYTFNQVNRVVDRILGLQGGGMLFIFMGIGITAWMGMARLARGQILSLKEKEFIEAAHMIGAGDIRIIVRHILPNIIGPCIVAETLAIPGYITTEVFLSFIGLGVDPPTPSWGAMISEGAQSIRAYPHMVLFPALALSLTMFAFNFLGDGLRDALDPKMKGTS, encoded by the coding sequence ATGGCAATACAAGAACTAACAGCACAACAGAAAGCCGCATTGCGCCTGAGCGAGCGGCAAGGTAAGCCAGCTAACCTGTGGCGGGATGCGTGGGAGAGGCTGATACGCAACCGGGCTGCAGTCTTGGGCGGTGTCGTTGTGATCTTGCTCATCCTTACCGCGATTATGGCTCCCGTCATTGCGCCTTACCATTACGCTAAAGGAGATTCGGCCGAAGCGTATACCGTTCCTGAGTGGTTGATCGGCCTGTTGCCGGGGAACATCTCTGCCTATGCCAAAACGAGTTCCAAGTTCCTGCTCGGTTCGGATTACCTCGGACGTGATATGCTCAGCCGGCTGATCTATGGCACGCGCGTTTCACTGCCTGTCGGGTTTATGGGTGCCTTTACTGCGCTGATCATTGGCTTGGTCTATGGCTGTATCTCAGGCTACTACGGCGGTAAAGTGGACAACATCATGATGCGCATTGTGGATATCATGTACGCTTTTCCTACGATGTTGTTGATCATCTTGATGATGGCTTTCTTCAAATCCACCTTTGCTAAAGTAGAACCTGGGACAGTGGCCTATACGTTCAATCAGGTGAACCGCGTGGTAGACCGCATCCTAGGTCTGCAGGGCGGTGGGATGCTGTTCATCTTCATGGGCATTGGTATCACGGCCTGGATGGGCATGGCGCGGCTAGCGCGGGGCCAGATTTTGTCGCTGAAAGAGAAAGAGTTCATCGAAGCAGCGCATATGATCGGGGCTGGCGACATACGGATTATTGTACGCCATATCCTGCCCAATATCATTGGCCCATGCATCGTAGCGGAAACGCTGGCTATTCCAGGCTATATCACCACGGAGGTGTTCCTCAGTTTTATTGGGCTGGGGGTGGATCCACCAACACCAAGCTGGGGCGCAATGATTTCAGAGGGCGCACAATCCATCCGTGCCTATCCACACATGGTATTGTTCCCAGCATTGGCCCTGTCTCTGACCATGTTCGCCTTCAATTTCCTGGGCGATGGTCTGCGGGATGCGCTCGATCCTAAGATGAAAGGCACCAGTTAG
- a CDS encoding peptide ABC transporter substrate-binding protein — protein sequence MPSSGIAPIVRSTDGGTLRLFGSEPLTLDPALVEDAISAEYVVEIFGGLVTLNEKLEVIPDLAKRWEISEDGKTYTFFLQEGARFHNGRPVTAADFKYSLERACDPRTGSTVAEVYLGDIVGAKEKLAGQANEIRGVEVLDERTLRITIDAPKAYFLAKLTYSTAFVVDQETVDQADWFKRPNGTGPFKLQEYSKQRIVLQRNDYYHRGKPKLAQVVFLLTGGSPMSMYENGELDIVGVGPADIERVRDPTNPLHAELSIVPQLDIQYLGFDVRQPPFDDVKIRQAFNLTVDRQKICDVVWKGMRTPAQGIVPPGMPDYKRETSLLSYDPQRAKQLIVESRYGDVTHLPPITLSISGREGQLPSYMEAIVAMYRENLGIEIAVEQSEDVLAAEPQFFNLGWIADYPDPENFLDILFHSQSGLNHTRYANSQVDRLLEEARIETTTPRRMELYRQAEEIIVAEAPWVPLWHSVDYVLTKPYVKGALYAPAIFPWLSNVYIER from the coding sequence GTGCCGAGCTCTGGGATAGCCCCGATCGTGCGCTCTACCGATGGCGGCACATTGCGCCTTTTTGGCAGCGAACCGCTCACACTGGACCCGGCACTGGTTGAGGATGCCATATCTGCAGAGTACGTGGTGGAGATCTTTGGCGGGCTGGTAACGTTGAACGAGAAGCTCGAAGTTATACCAGACCTGGCCAAGCGCTGGGAAATCAGCGAAGATGGGAAAACCTATACATTCTTTCTACAGGAAGGAGCTCGTTTTCACAATGGGCGCCCTGTCACAGCTGCTGACTTCAAGTATTCTCTGGAGCGTGCCTGTGACCCGCGCACGGGCTCCACTGTGGCTGAAGTTTATTTAGGTGATATTGTTGGTGCTAAGGAGAAGCTGGCAGGACAAGCAAATGAGATCCGCGGTGTCGAAGTATTGGATGAGCGCACACTACGGATCACAATTGATGCACCGAAGGCGTACTTCTTAGCTAAGCTGACTTATTCCACCGCATTCGTGGTGGATCAGGAAACCGTGGACCAAGCTGATTGGTTCAAGCGGCCTAATGGCACTGGGCCATTCAAGTTGCAGGAGTATAGCAAGCAGCGGATTGTGTTGCAGCGTAATGACTATTATCATCGCGGCAAACCCAAGCTAGCACAGGTGGTTTTCTTGCTTACCGGTGGCTCACCCATGAGCATGTATGAAAATGGCGAACTGGATATCGTTGGCGTAGGCCCCGCGGATATTGAGCGCGTGCGCGATCCGACCAATCCCTTACATGCCGAGTTATCTATTGTGCCACAATTAGATATACAATACCTTGGTTTCGACGTGAGACAGCCGCCATTTGATGATGTGAAGATCCGCCAAGCGTTTAACTTGACGGTTGACCGACAAAAGATATGCGATGTGGTGTGGAAAGGCATGAGAACGCCTGCGCAAGGCATTGTACCTCCGGGCATGCCTGATTACAAGCGCGAGACTTCGCTACTAAGTTATGATCCACAACGGGCGAAGCAACTCATTGTGGAATCCCGATACGGAGATGTAACACATCTGCCTCCGATAACGCTCAGTATCAGCGGACGTGAGGGGCAGCTTCCTAGTTACATGGAAGCCATCGTGGCTATGTATCGTGAGAACCTCGGTATCGAGATCGCCGTGGAACAATCGGAGGATGTGCTTGCAGCGGAGCCGCAGTTCTTCAACCTAGGTTGGATAGCCGATTATCCAGACCCAGAGAATTTTTTGGATATTCTCTTCCATAGTCAGAGCGGACTGAACCATACTCGCTACGCAAATTCCCAAGTGGATCGGCTCTTAGAAGAGGCACGTATCGAAACAACTACACCGCGTCGTATGGAATTGTACAGGCAGGCAGAAGAAATTATTGTCGCCGAGGCGCCTTGGGTGCCTTTATGGCATAGCGTGGACTATGTACTGACCAAGCCCTATGTCAAGGGGGCACTCTATGCTCCAGCCATTTTCCCGTGGCTGAGCAACGTGTATATTGAACGATAG
- the amrS gene encoding AmmeMemoRadiSam system radical SAM enzyme, whose translation MMDAKDAVQCTLCRRGCLIQTGQVGFCRTRRNDQGQLRSIVYGRLAALESRPIEIKPFFHFYPGSTALTYCCYSCNLRCRWCQNWHLSRADPLSVQAEYVSPQDLVDMALRLGDQGLCCSFTEPTLLHEYNLVAFSLAKAAGLYTCYVSNGYMTLNTLRELREAGLDAIKIDVKGDSEVYREYCAAPHGEMVWETAAAAKEMGLHVEIVNLVVTGVNDSEQALRNLIERHLQAVGPETPLHFTRYYPAYQMHAPPTPISTLEHAYELARHAGLAYPYLGNVPGHRGENTYCPSCGQLLIERSAYTVRRNLLTPQKKCPSCGRAIPCIG comes from the coding sequence ATGATGGATGCCAAAGATGCGGTACAATGTACTCTGTGCCGTCGCGGCTGTCTCATCCAGACAGGACAGGTTGGCTTCTGCCGCACACGGCGCAATGACCAGGGGCAACTGCGCAGCATTGTCTACGGGCGGCTGGCTGCCCTGGAAAGCCGCCCCATTGAGATCAAACCCTTTTTTCATTTTTATCCAGGCTCTACCGCGCTGACCTACTGCTGTTATTCGTGTAACTTACGTTGTCGCTGGTGCCAGAACTGGCACTTGAGCCGTGCGGATCCGCTAAGCGTACAAGCGGAGTACGTGTCTCCGCAAGATCTAGTGGACATGGCTCTGCGCCTGGGCGATCAGGGACTGTGTTGTAGTTTCACAGAACCCACTCTGTTGCATGAATACAACCTTGTGGCCTTTTCCCTGGCGAAAGCAGCCGGGCTGTATACTTGCTATGTATCCAACGGCTACATGACACTTAACACTTTGCGCGAGTTGCGCGAGGCAGGTTTGGATGCCATTAAGATTGATGTAAAAGGCGATTCAGAAGTGTACCGCGAGTATTGCGCAGCTCCTCATGGAGAGATGGTATGGGAGACGGCTGCTGCAGCCAAAGAGATGGGACTTCACGTAGAAATTGTAAACCTGGTCGTCACCGGGGTCAATGACTCAGAACAAGCATTGCGTAATTTGATTGAGAGGCATTTGCAGGCTGTTGGTCCCGAGACGCCATTGCATTTTACCCGCTACTATCCGGCCTACCAGATGCATGCTCCTCCTACGCCGATTTCCACACTTGAACATGCTTATGAGTTAGCGCGCCATGCTGGACTGGCATACCCCTACCTAGGCAATGTGCCTGGACATCGTGGTGAGAATACCTATTGTCCCTCTTGTGGTCAGCTCTTGATCGAGCGTTCTGCATATACCGTGCGACGCAATTTGTTGACCCCGCAGAAGAAATGCCCCTCGTGTGGACGAGCTATACCATGCATTGGGTAA